The Haliotis asinina isolate JCU_RB_2024 chromosome 2, JCU_Hal_asi_v2, whole genome shotgun sequence genomic interval TTTACAATGTTCCCTGCAACGAAAATCATGTTAAATTCTTCAAAGGAAAAAACAGTGTTTGGTGGCATTGAATTACACCATTTCACGTTTTACAAGAATGCACAATATTACGATGGTTGGTACATCATAGAATATTATTTGCAAGTCAAAAGTATACAAATAATACTATTTATTTAATGGCTTCAAAAACGGTTTCTAGTTGTAGCCCTTGTCCACTACCTTGAGCATCCAGCAGTCTAACACCAAATTCACCCTTCTGTTGATGCCTTGATGTCTCGTGTGGGTTTTCTTATAAACGAGTCATTTTGCAATTCATCGTTCTCATTTGGAGACAAAGGCACAATACACACCCTAAGTCACCTCAACGTGTACCCATTAGTAGAGAtgtgtattggcaaatgaaatgtattgcaatacagtggaagctgtcataacTGGCATCTgaccaatccggcaagttgtcaacaccagtatATAATCTCAGTTTCGTCCGTGGCTTGTGCTTTTATCAtaagctctacaatccggcattcTGTCTGAACAGGATTAGTTTTTCAGTCCCGATCactgccggtttagacagcttccactgtatattgcGATTCAGGCACCCTTATTGCAATACCTATTGCGATATATTGGAAACTGAAGTGTTTGACAGTAAGTACCGCTAATTACACATGTCgatcctattttctacattagTCCCCATATGTATCTCATGGCTCTGATAGCAGCAATCTCAAAATCAACTTGCTTAGTCAGGGAGTCTTGCTTAGTCTATTTTCTTTTATTAACAATTCGTAGTATTACAGCATGCCGTCATTGCATAACGTAGGAAAAACTTGTTGTGAATGCAAATTTTAATTCAAAACGTAAGGATGATCACAAAGAACtttatatgttgttttttaCCCAATATACCAAATTTCAGAAGTaatattgcaatacgtatcgtttgaaaagcgtattgcgatataccggTAATACCGTGAAGCCCTACCCATGAGGCTCTTCTCTGATGTACCCACCTTATGTGCCAACAGATACGCCCGATATTCCGCCAGATGTACCCACCCAGCGTCTTCTAGAGATATACCCACCATACGtcaaccccacccccacccccacccccacccctaccccaccCCCGGGGATGTACTCACCCTGCGTCTCCAACAGATGCATCCACCCTGTCTCTACCCTAAAGTTACCCACCTTGCGTCTTCTCCAAGTGGGGGACTGCCACCTGTGACAGGAGGAAGGGCACCTTCATGTTGAGGTCCATCGTCTGGTCGAACTGGGACTCCGACATCCCCATGGACTCCCCGGGGAAGAACAAACCTGCGTTGTTTACCTGCAGTACAGGTGGGAGAGGGGAGACAAACGGATGATCAACACTTACACCCAGTCACACACGTGTAGCCGTAAATCAAAAAGCATCCTAAAATTACGATTgtatatacactcttcaaaaaaagaaacgcaaaatgaaattgaaaaatgatacttacaattttgtacacgtatgtaaactcaaacattttttagGGTTGCACAGAGAGTAAGTGGGGAATTAATCCCGAAATACCGGGTGTGTTCTTTcttttgtctgtttgtctgtgagTTTATATAACTCAGACACTAGATGGTCGGTCACCGGTTTTTAACATCTTTCTTTTGTCTGTTAGATTATAACATATGGTCGGTCACCGGTTGTGCTATTTTAACATCTAATATACCCTACCCTAGCATGCTCAAAATTGCGTGATAAAAAATGTTCAAGTCTTTTTATGCTCAGACCAAAATCACACTTGTTGTATTGTGAgtatcaggcccccctaagtaatggaaggaattacggcaaattggGGAGGGGATGAGTATGCTTATTTGCAATTCAGGCAATAAACGTCGGTGAGCGGTTGACACACGTACCAGTACGTCGAGTCTGCCAAACTTGGCAACCGTCTTTTCAATAGTGGCCGTCCGGAACGCCGCGTCAGTCAGGTCACCGTAATGGGTCCGAATCTGGAAGTCAAACGAGAGACGAATTCATCTGTTGTGTTATCACCTCCACTGCACTACACAGAATATGTAAATTAAACAAGAGGGGATATCATCTGTTATCATCTCCACTGTTCTACCCACAATCTCTACTCTGCATGTTATCACGTTTAAGGCCACACTCAGCGATACTCCCCCTATTATACATAGGCTAATAATGTGTCAGAGGGTATCGAATACTAACAATAGTTTACGGGTTAGCCTGGTGTTGTTCACGTTAAGTTTGAGCATACTGTTGGTCTCGTTGAGTTTGACCATGCTGTCGGTGACGTTGAGTTTGAGCGTGTTGTTGCTCACGTTATGTTTCAGCATACTGTTGGTGACGTTCAGTTTGACCATGCTGTCGTTGACCTTGAGTTTGAGCGTGTTGTTGCCCACTATGAATCTGAGCATACTGTTCCTCACTTTGAGTTTTaacatgctgttgctcactttTAGTTTGAGCTGATGTATGTCATCTATGATATCATGATTCTTGTGTTGATAGCAATTACCGCTGCCATTCCACTTTCTATTGGATGAAAACAATCTGTGAGTCTTTCCATTTCTTCATTTACGGATGCATGTCATAGACTGAAGGCGACAAAAAATAAGGTGACACATGAAAGGTCAAGTGTCCTTTGTTCTTTTTTCAGGTTCCTTTGTAAGCTTTGTTTTGCGGTGTGGTTGAAATCTGGGAATACATACTGCGATGAAGTGGTGTTCCGTTTATCTTTTCCCTTAGTATAGCATCTGTTTGGAGTGTTGTGTAACAGCTTGAACTTTCAGACCGAAGTGCTCTTGGGGTTGAGTATAGCAGACAGTATTCATGCTCGAACATGTTACGTTTTGATATGTTCACCCACGATCTCACTCAGATAGGCGCACTGCGCGGATCGGAAGATACTATACCAAAATATTATCTGTGTTAATTCATAATGTATGTAAAAAGTCAACTGGGTGTGTCAGGTAATACTACCTGGTACTAATGGTGCACAAAACCGGAAGTACAATACACTTCACAACACTCACGTCATCAGCCGGTATCCCGCAGTTAGAGCATCGCTTGGCGACATCGTCCAGTCTCGTCTTATCTCGCCCCGTTAACGCGAGTTTGGCTCCATTTCTTGCAAAATGCAAAGCTGTTCCCTCCCCAAGTCCGGCACTAGCTCCTGGGGAATGGAGGAGCatgcataaataaatacaaacacgTAAATTAGGTTATGCAGATTATCGGTATGCCtgatgtttattatttatggtAAATACGTTTAGTACACAGCGTGTTTTTGTTTAACTGAATGGACGGAAGATCTAGAAAGTTTTATTGAACAATGGGATTCATATCCATTTGCAAATTAGTTACACATTCTTTCTTCGAAATTTTCTACCTTGGCTCTGCAAGGATCCGCACACAAACCAAAATAGCTAGTTCACTCATAAGCTTtcccttgaaggtcccgggtggaataggccttcagcaattcatgcttgccataaaaggcgactatgcttctcgtaaggggcgactaacgggatcgggtggttgacaaatgtcaacttttcccaattgtgcagatcgatgctcatattgttgatcactggattgtctggtccaaactccattatttacagaccgccgccatacagctggaatactgctgagtgcggcgtaaaactaaactcactcactcactcactcactcactcactcactcactcacaagccaacatacataaCTTTAGTACTTTCAGTGGGTCCATCAACCCATCTCACTCCCCGACACACATTAAATTCTGCACTATTTCTAAAAAACAAATCACTTACATTTGCTACAAATGACACCCGGCATACTGGAAATTAGCAGAATGAAAAATTACAGAAAATTGTCGTAAAGTCTTCTCCTGGAGGGACATGGCCGCGCTGGTGCTCTGTAACGATGACATTGCACATTCAGTAGGGCGATAACAAAAATGGCCCGCGTAACTCCCCGAAGCATTGTGGTGCTCCTGAGCTGACTTACAACATGCCCCGCTCTTGCACTGTAACGATGACATTGCACATCTAGTAAAAAACGAACAGGCATGATATGGCCCGCGTAACTCCCCGAAGCATTGATGGCGTTCCTGAGCTGACTTACAACATtctacatgcatgcacatgtgcAGGAAAAACAGTTTGTCATATTTACCCGTAATAAGTACAACTCGGCCTACGAAACTCGCCATCACGTCGCTTTTGCTGTTACTTTTGTCAACTGTCACGTTTCACTGGTACTCTTCGAGGTATAGTGTGTAAATTGAAAACGTTCAATAGACGTCACCGACGCTTTGTGGGCTGCTATCAATGTTGCCTGACCTAACGAATCATTTCGCTGATTCAGTAACGACGAAGTCACACAGAACGAGGCTGCCCGTAATGCCTTAGCTCTGACAGTCAGTGATAGCCGGCCTCACAGTGCATGAACCTTACTAGGTCGGTGCACATGCAAGGTTGGGATTGCACGGAGAAAGCCAACATGACCCAACCGCCGGCCTTAAACATGCAGCTGTAGATATCCATTACACCTCTTCACAATGTTTTTTTCACTAGGTGCACTCGTTATGCATTAACAACGCAGAAATTCTCATTCTAAAGTGCACGAGATAATCTATGTTGAGCACTCTGtttatcataaaacattgcaactaACGTTTCTTACCTTAGTTACAGAGATGGAACAAACAGCATGTTGGAATTAAACATACCTCCGATTATAATATGAATATATTACATGTTGTTTGGCAACCTGACACAGACGATGTCTGCACAAACTATAGGGTCGTCATTCCGTCTTACATCCACCAGGGCCTTATAACAGAGAGACAGGTCGAAACTCTTGCCAGAGTGAATAGTTCAAATCCACTGTCCTGTCTAATAGTGGTGACACTTAGTTTAATTGTCTTGCCATCTATGGTGACGATAGGTGCTCTACGACTTCGACGTCTGAACCTACTATGGTTTTGTCGCTGTGAAAGGTTCCTGGTTGTGTTCCTGTTGAGTTGTTTAGCCTTTTAAGGTGTCCAGGGCTCTGGTTCGAACATTATCTGTGCGGTTCACAACAAACGCCGGATGAACTTATACCATATGAAATAACATCTGTATCACATTTGCCATTTCAGCTGCAGTAGCAGTAAATGAGTGAAAAGGATGCACAgccataaaaaataataaaaaaaataaaacctaTAATAGGTTCACATGACGAGTGAAccctttaacaactaggctacccaaatGCCCTCTCACTGCACTTTTCTCTGTATTTATGCTGCCTGATGGTTATTGTCGGGTTCAGATGTGTCATGAACAAGATAGTGAAAGAAGCACCCGACAAATCCTTGCACACACGCTTTCTACTCATAACTAACTAGTATCTGATCTGTGGGCAGGGCTTAGGTGTACTGCATGTGGGTAGGTCGTAGGTGTACTGCATGTGGGCAGGTCTCAGGTGCACTGCATGTGGGCAGGTCTCAGGTGCACTGCACGTGGGCAGGTCTTAGGTGCACTGCATGTGGGCAGGTCTCAGGTGCACTGCATGTGGGCAGGTTTTAGGTGTAGTGCATGTGGGCAGGTCTTGGGTGTAGTGCATGTGGGCAGGTCTTAGTGTACTGCATGTGGGCAGGTGTTAGGTGTAGTGCATGTGGGCAGGTCTTAGGTGCACTACATGTGCATTGTCTTGAGCTGGACTAGTTttcaaattttgctagccaTTCGAGGGGTGGGGGTAATCATGTTATTCAACgtatttttcaacattttaagttaattttttaaattaataatttgttactgtaagtccatacTGACATGTATCAGAATctggaaagttgtgttttgcgtttCATGTGATCTTCAGCTTCAACTGATATATGACCTGAGCTCTGCGCACAACATCATACAGCAGGCACTAGGTGTGTTGATGCTCTGTCCCTGTCTGTCCTCTGCCTGTGGCCTACATTATCAGCCTGCAAGTCGACGGTGACATCTATTTACTCTCTATGATTTTCCTCGACTAGGACAGTGAGTTACACTTAGGTACACTTACACGAGCCAGACAGTCGGGACAGCAGAAGCGACGTGATGGCGAATTTCGCAGGCCGAGTTGTACTTATTACGGGTAAATATAACAAACTATTCCTGCATTGAGAAGTGCATGTAGACAATTGTAAACTCAAGTCAGCTCAGGAACGCTGTCGTGGCGTCAGGATGCCTGGTGTTTGGTATTCCTTACTGTGCACAAGGAGGGCTATGAAACTCAACAGAAGCCACCAACAGACAAGGCGACAAATTCTTTAATTTTATTCGTGtttacacacacgcacgtacaccCCGCTTATGTTCAATGATACCGAATTCTTGCTGTTGATGCGTGTCTCTGTTGTCGACATTGTTCGGTACATTGCTGTTCTGTTGATGCAATATCAAGTTTGTCGAATGTTGGTTTTTTCAATGTTTCTAAATAGCATCCTGTTTCTCCATTCTTCAGGAGCGAGTGCCGGACTTGGAGAGGGGACGGCTTTGCATTTTGCCAAAAAGGGAGCCAAACTCTCGCTAACGGGACGAGATACGACGAGACTGGAAGGTGTTGCTAAGCGATGCTTGGAGTGCGAGATACCTGATGGGGATGTGAGTGTTGTGGAGGAGGTTTGGTACATTCGGTTTTGTACACCCCAAGTAGATTTAGTTTGTAATATCCGACACAACCTCCGGACTGTTACACATATTGCAGACGGCGTGTTTACAACTAACATTTTATTCTACTTTGGTATTGCATATTTCTGTCCATATAATGTGCTTTTATTAACGAGTACATGGGTGAACATTCCAGGACGAAATATGTCCAAGAGTCAAAACTGAACATGCTATAAACGTAACTATCTAATTATACCCAACCCCAAAACCGATGCGATCAAGTGATTATTCAATACGCCAATACATGTATACCGCTCTTGACCTTTTTGTGTGTTCCCTTATAAGTTTTCTTCAATGTATTTTCTTCTGCTGAAAATGTAGAAATTCTGGTTACACAACCACTGCTTCTCACGTTCAGTTTGAGCACGCTGTTGAACATGATATTGAGTTTGAGTATGCTGTTGGCCACGTGCTGTCTGAGAGTGCTGTTGCTTACACGACATTAATTTTGTCGTTCACGTACCAATTTACTCCACGCTGCTATTAAACTTTTTAAAAGATGAAAAGAACATGTGAAATGCTTGTCATCTGTATTAGTCATTTGTCGGTAGAGGTGATAAAAGGTGGTTATGCACAAGATCGTCATATATGTACAAGATCTTCACGTATTTTTCTACAACGTGAACAACAGTATCTGCAAACTCAACATCATCAAAAGCATGCTCAAACTGAACGTGAGTATTAACTCTACGTGAGTACGGCACGCTCAAATAGTACcaactcaacgtgagtacggcaCGCTCAAATAGTATCAACTCTACGTGAGTACAGCACGCtcaaatagtatcaactcaGCGTGAACAGCAATAGTCTAACCCGTAACCTATTGAATCATGGACAAAATAAGTGAGGGATATTGGCATttgtatgactgatattttatcagtatgtcaatgaataaatacatcattgcTCGTCATTccaaaattaataaatatccCTAAATatgtttgtccagtatagtaTCAGATAGCCCTCGTTAGGTCATCTGGAATAGGTGGAACATGGATTACAAACGTGATAACGTACACAGCCGAGATTGTGTGTAGACCAATAGAGGTGATAACAGATGATATCCTCTCTCGTATGGTTTACAGATTCTGTGTAGAACAGTGAATGTGATAACACAACAGATGAATTCGTCTCTCGTGTGATTTTCAGATTCTGACTCTTACTGGAGACCTGACTGACGCGGCATTCAGAAAGACCACCATTGAAAAGACGGTTGCCAAGTTTGGCAGGCTCGTGGTTCTGGTACATGTACGCGTTCGGCGACGCTTCTAACCCGAATAGGTCGTAGGGAACaccttttttattttgtttgttttgggggatttgggggttttttttcgtttttttttcgttttttttcgtttttttctgtttttttttttgggggggggtatATATCCATCATTTAGATGGTATAGTTAAACTGGTGACCACTCCATCAAGGAGTCATCAAGGGTCGCCGTTTACAATCAGACAAAGGAAAGGACGCATAGGGTATTTGAGCAATACTTTTGAAAAGGTAAAGATATTGATAGTACTTTCATTACAAATACCAAAAGTGCGTGTACGTGTTGCCAAATTGCCGCACAATATCCTTTACATCGTTGTGAAAATTACTGTTTTGTTGAATCGAACGAAAGAGTCGGTTGAGATTGGTAGTCATAAACCTGTTAAAAGCACATGCCAAGATTATCAACAGCGGAGCGAGAATACACCAGTGGAGTGAGTGTTGGCTGAACATTTTGCACATCATCCTCAGTCAGCAAGGCTGGCCACAAATCTGAACGTCCATGAACTGAAGACCAAGCACCACCACCTCAAAGGATAACCATCACCCGTGCATTTCCATCTGCGCAACCGGATGTTCGCAATGACGTCATCAGGGTCACGGCATCACCAGGAGTGAGTgcatatagttttacgccgcacacatcAATGTTTCCGCTATATGGTCGCGGTCTGgaaatcatcgagtctggaccagacgatccagtgatggacaacatgagcattgatctacacgtGTCAACAGTGTCACCTATAATGAGCACCCAATTCCCTTACTCGCTTCttatacaagcatgggttattgaagatcagttctaacccggatcttcacggttcctGTCCGCAGTAACACGTTGATGAGACGATTGTAATCACCCCGTGAAAACAGACTGAATCGTCTACGAACTATGGAACTGGCCACGTCCTCAGTGTTTACCATAGCCGTGGTGATTTGGCAGCGTGTACACAGTCGTAATTTAAAGATGCATTTGATTTGAGGTTGGACCATGTGTGAATGTTGATCATCCGTTTGTCTCACCTGTCCCATCTGTACTGCAGGTAAACAACGCAGGTTTGGTTTTCCCAGGAGAGTCCATGGGGATGTCGGAGACCCAGTTCGACCAGACGATGGACCTCAACATGAAGGCTCCCTTCCTCCTGTCACAGGTGGCAGTCCCCCACTTGGAGAAGACGCAAGGTGGGTAACTTTAGGGTAGAGACAGGGTGGATGCATCTGTTGGAGACGCAGGGTGAGTACATCCCCGGGGGTGGGgtaggggttggggtgggggtggggttgaCGTATGGTGGGTACATCTACAGGAGACGCAGGGTGGGTACATCTGTTGGAGACGCAGTGTGGGTACATCTGGGGGCGAGATGGGGGAGGGTAAAGTGGGTGTGCAGATACAGAAGGGTTTACTTTTAGCATGCAAACAATATTCTATGATATGCCTACCCGGGTAAAACTACCGGGCAAGAGATAGTTGCCACTTTGAAAGTaataacataaaaaacaaaaacggtGAAACAGGTTTGACCTGAGGAAACGCTCGCCAGAATGCAACAATATCCtgataaacaaatattgatatCGATGTTGAACCGAACATGCACGCATTAACCAAAAAACCACCACGAATAAGCCAAGAATGTTACAAGCGCAATGAGACAGGGCTAATTTGGGGGCAAGACCTTTAAGCTGCAGCTAGGCCATAATTGATACCAGCAAACAGTTGGGGAGAATGCTCTTTACAGATGAAAGTCTGATCAGAAACGAAGCCAGAGATCGACCTTTTTAAATTCATCAGTTCGCGGAGTCGTTTTGCGCGTCATTCGTGGCCAGAGCAAAACAAGACTGGATTTTGAGTGATGACAACGCATGGCCTCACACAGTCAGAATTGATCCAGTTTTCTGCGCAACTTTAACGCCAACGCATTGCCTTGGCCAGCCCATTCTTCAGATATGAACTCCAGTGAACATCTTTAGGATCATGTTGATGGTCAGATGAGACAGTGTGTCCCACCTCCACCGAACTGATAGGAACTTGAACAGACCCTCTTGAACTTATGGAACAGCATTGCCTCTGACGTCTTCCACCGACTGACAACGTCAGTGAGGGGGCGTATGTTTGCGTGCATGGATGCCCAGGGTGGTCCCACTCGCTACTGTCCCACAATATGCATTTTGGAATTAACTACAATTTCTCAAATTCTAATTTTGACTCAATGGCTCCTTCTTAATGAACAGAGGTAAATGCAAGGCAAGAATCGTGATGAATTTTCagtcaaattattgaaaaattttatttctgtctgaaatattgtcatGAATCTCATATACGTCTCTGTTTCTATTTTTTCTCAGGTGAGTTGATGAGTTTCATGTGCTCTGTGGTTTTAGCATAATACAcggttttgtttaaaaaatagcTTTGTCTTCCTAaacctgtttttttttctttgtaggGAACATTGTAAATATAACAAGTCTCAGCGGGAACAGGGCGGTGAGTTCAACTACTAGATTTGTGGTGTGAATGGTTTGGGTGGTCATCTGTGTCTATGCAGATAGACTGTAATGTTGTTTTTCCCTGGATTGTCTTATAAAAGACGAACAGTCGAAACTCTCAGACCCCTATGTAGTCAATTAAACAGTGTCATGCCGCGGAGAGCGGAGGTGGTTCGATTCTAGGGCTGTGGAAACCCCTTCACTCTCAAACCCCTATATAGTCAACTGAATAGTGTCACGCCGCAGAGAGCGGAAGTGCTTCGATTCCGAAAGAAGTTAAGAAAATTGTACTTATTGTTTCCGTGGATAGCTCTCAACATCAACGGGGTATCTGTGTATATTTCGGTATGATACTGTATGCTAGAAATATAACTTGCATCAATCAGGACTGCTTCAAGAAACTCCATAGTGGCATACACTTCTCtatataaatgaaatgtgaCGCGAGGACACATCTcgctcacctcacctcacctcacctcacctcacctcacctcacctcacctctcctctcctctcctctcctctcctttcctctcctctcctctcctctcctcaTCTCGATTCTCGCTTGTGAGTTGGAAGCAGCTTGCAACTCAGAGTTACCTAATTAAGATGAGAGTGCTAGCGAATGTTGCAGAATGGAGATCGAAGTGGTAACCcaaattttcagaaaaatatgttgaGTTCCTGATTCTCCAAGACAAAACTGAGCACAAGAACACCTGGGATATTGAAAGATGACCGACACTGTCTGAAGGTAATTCCCAAAGGAAAGATATTTAGATGTTTTCTCCCTTTAATAGCGACGAGTCAGTCGTAAGGCCCATTAGCGTCGTTCGGTTTAATCGTCATTCAGGTTAGTGCGTGAGTACATGATCAGAAACGGACTTCGGCTTTTCTCGATCTTATGTAATTTACTCTCTGTTTGGTCGGGTAAAGGTATTTGTGACTAAACTTGTCGTGAGATATCTTCAGATCTTTTTGTAGGGTGATTTTAATGGGAATGGCCGTTGTGGTACTATTTTCCTCAATTAAATTATTGGTGTACATTTACAGTTCTTGGAAGACCAGGAGACTGTCAACCCTCTTGGCAGACTGAGAACACCCCAAGATGTGGCTGAAGCTATTGGTTACCTTGCCTTCGACGCTGCGAGCTATGTGACGGGACAGATCCATTTAGTCGATGGGGGTGGAGGCTGTGCCTTCAAGTGAAGACGAGCATCTTCCACCGTAGAAAAGTTACATCATGCCGTTATGTCAGCTTGATCTGACAGACAGTTGTCAAAGTACTTCGTATCCCATATAGATATCTGTCAGACTGCACCCTGTCAGCAATACTACAACAGTAGACGCCAAAATACGTTACCCTCATTTCTTTGTGACGGGTTACCTATGTGTTGACAATGTGTTGTGTGGACGTCCACTTCTTGGTCTGTCTACGGTGACCCCAGTGTTATAACCGTGATATGGTGGCATCCGAGGGCGTTGGCAACAGCATTGTCGACCCCATCTGCACCATCCATtgactctttctctctctcttcagCTGTTAGTCGTAGCATATTTCTCGTacttgtgtatcatatcatgcattCTAGACTCTCTTTAAACCCTATACAATCATTCTACACGTGGAATTGATGCAAATACAGCTCGTACTGCTTGACTACTGCTGCGTGTTGGCGACTGATATCGTTATGTGTAAACAGAAAAATGGGGAAATGTTACCTTACAAGCAAACGTAACAATTTCAGATGTTTctaaacacattttcacattatcAGACACATTTTACTTGTTCTCAAGCAAATCAGCAGAAATTGTTTTCAAAGACTGAAATCATAGGAATGATTCTTTTACAATTTTACACTCTACaattatttcttgtttcaaaAGTTTAAAAACTGGTGACTTTAAATGGTTTAATCTCTGTCTCAAAGCAGaattttatttcaatatttcttttgtATATCTAAATCATTATTTCGTGTATTTCGGCATGTCGAAAATGGGACAATTTAACTTTTCTGAAAACGACGCATTTCACCTAACTATTAATTCTTTTGAGATTTTGCTTTAAGCTGTGTTGTTAAGCATTCTTGTGAACTAATACCTACTTAGATACCTTTGGTTTTTCAGTAAGTCATAAAGGTAGAGGTTAATGTTTGATTTGGCGTTTAGTGTATATCAGGGAGGCATGTAACTGGCATAACAGTTGTATCACTTAAGTAAAGCAGTCATCTGTGACATCATGCTAGGACATGATAGCGTATAGGCCATGCCCCCAACCACACAAGTATGCAAATTAGATAATGGATTTTTACTTTCTGTCTGAGCacaatttcattgaaaagtTAAATATCAGTGACATTGTGCCAGAGACAAAATCAAATGACACAGACCAGTTGTTGCTACCGTTAGTTTAGTTTCCAGTAGTTGCTTGAGAACAAGTAAAATGTGTCTGATAGTGTGAAAATGTGTTTAGAAACATCTGAAATTGTAACACTTCATTTACACGCTTATTTTGACcattatatttatacatatctGTGAACAGCATGATATTTCACAATGTAATCAAGGAAACACTGCACTTGTGTACTACGGAGCTACCTATACTGTACTACTCAGATAAAGGACGTAAACATAATCTGGGAGGAAAAAATAATACTGATTGAACTAGCGGTATATATTATGATTTTGACATGTTAATGGTGTAAAAGT includes:
- the LOC137272425 gene encoding 3-oxoacyl-[acyl-carrier-protein] reductase FabG-like, translating into MASFVGRVVLITGASAGLGEGTALHFARNGAKLALTGRDKTRLDDVAKRCSNCGIPADDIRTHYGDLTDAAFRTATIEKTVAKFGRLDVLVNNAGLFFPGESMGMSESQFDQTMDLNMKVPFLLSQVAVPHLEKTQGNIVNISSVFGARATPTAGIYCISKAALDMFTQCLALELAPKKVRVNSVNPGAVPTPIFGREGSVLHGKDDEIQKLLEAQANANPLGRLGTPQDVAEAIGYLASDAASYVTGQILLVDGGRHCTLK
- the LOC137271717 gene encoding 3-oxoacyl-[acyl-carrier-protein] reductase FabG-like, whose amino-acid sequence is MANFAGRVVLITGASAGLGEGTALHFAKKGAKLSLTGRDTTRLEGVAKRCLECEIPDGDILTLTGDLTDAAFRKTTIEKTVAKFGRLVVLVNNAGLVFPGESMGMSETQFDQTMDLNMKAPFLLSQVAVPHLEKTQGNIVNITSLSGNRAFLEDQETVNPLGRLRTPQDVAEAIGYLAFDAASYVTGQIHLVDGGGGCAFK